Proteins from one Mucilaginibacter jinjuensis genomic window:
- a CDS encoding topoisomerase DNA-binding C4 zinc finger domain-containing protein — protein sequence MFYVAITRARHKNYLLYDTLNPSKFLTELMQAPTIGNPGFQKCPECQGILVKRKGHHNEFYGCSNYPQCNGTRPLLT from the coding sequence GTGTTCTACGTAGCTATTACCCGCGCGAGGCATAAAAATTATCTTTTGTACGACACCCTTAACCCTAGTAAATTCCTAACGGAGTTAATGCAAGCCCCAACCATCGGCAACCCCGGTTTTCAGAAATGCCCAGAATGTCAAGGAATTCTGGTAAAAAGAAAAGGCCACCATAATGAATTTTACGGATGCTCTAATTATCCCCAATGTAACGGAACACGGCCTCTTTTGACCTAA